In Alteromonas sp. V450, the following proteins share a genomic window:
- the tuf gene encoding elongation factor Tu, whose product MAKEKFERTKPHVNVGTIGHVDHGKTTLTAAITTVLSKTYGGNAQAFDQIDNAPEEKARGITISTSHVEYDTPTRHYAHVDCPGHADYVKNMITGAAQMDGGILVVAATDGPMPQTREHILLGRQVGIPYIIVFMNKCDMVDDEELLELVEMEVRELLNEYEFPGDDLPVIQGSALKALEGDAEWEKKIIELGEALDSYIPEPERAIDKPFILPIEDVFSISGRGTVVTGRVEQGIIKVGEEVEIVGIKDTTKTTCTGVEMFRKLLDEGRAGENVGVLLRGTKRDEVERGQVLAKPGSITPHVNFEAEVYVLSKDEGGRHTPFFKGYRPQFYFRTTDVTGAVELPEGVEMVMPGDNLKFKVELIAPIAMEEGLRFAIREGGRTVGAGVVSKILD is encoded by the coding sequence ATGGCAAAAGAAAAGTTTGAACGTACGAAACCCCACGTAAACGTGGGTACAATCGGCCACGTTGACCACGGTAAAACTACCCTAACTGCAGCTATCACTACAGTTCTTTCTAAAACTTACGGCGGTAACGCACAGGCTTTCGATCAAATCGATAACGCGCCTGAAGAGAAAGCTCGTGGTATCACCATTTCTACTTCACACGTAGAATACGATACTCCTACTCGTCACTACGCACACGTAGACTGCCCAGGACACGCTGATTACGTTAAAAACATGATCACTGGTGCTGCTCAGATGGACGGTGGTATCCTAGTAGTTGCTGCGACTGATGGTCCTATGCCTCAGACTCGTGAGCACATCCTACTTGGCCGTCAGGTTGGTATTCCTTACATCATCGTATTCATGAACAAGTGTGACATGGTTGACGATGAAGAGCTTCTAGAGCTAGTAGAAATGGAAGTTCGTGAACTTCTTAACGAATACGAATTCCCAGGTGATGACCTACCAGTTATCCAAGGTTCAGCTCTTAAAGCGCTTGAAGGCGACGCAGAGTGGGAAAAGAAAATCATCGAGCTTGGTGAAGCGCTTGATTCATACATCCCAGAGCCAGAGCGTGCAATCGACAAGCCGTTCATTCTTCCAATCGAAGACGTATTCTCAATCTCAGGCCGTGGTACTGTTGTAACAGGTCGTGTTGAGCAAGGTATCATCAAGGTTGGTGAAGAAGTAGAAATCGTAGGTATCAAAGACACTACTAAGACTACTTGTACTGGTGTTGAGATGTTCCGTAAGCTTCTTGACGAAGGCCGCGCGGGTGAGAACGTTGGTGTTCTTCTACGTGGTACTAAGCGTGACGAAGTTGAGCGTGGTCAAGTACTAGCTAAGCCTGGTTCAATCACGCCACACGTTAACTTCGAAGCAGAAGTATACGTACTATCTAAAGATGAAGGTGGCCGTCATACTCCATTCTTCAAAGGCTACCGTCCACAGTTCTACTTCCGTACAACTGACGTAACTGGTGCTGTAGAGCTTCCAGAAGGCGTAGAAATGGTAATGCCTGGTGACAACCTTAAATTCAAAGTTGAGCTAATTGCTCCGATCGCGATGGAAGAAGGTCTTCGTTTCGCAATCCGTGAAGGTGGTCGTACAGTAGGTGCTGGTGTTGTATCTAAGATCCTAGACTAA
- a CDS encoding type III pantothenate kinase — MNNIEESHVILVDIGNTRIKYSLLSHAEEEPNACENANSLFSFIDSQKKISHLYIASVRNQELVDEISTMCNERNIIFVEKHTEKEAFGIKNSYANVQKMGVDRWLAMVCAAEKSKKAFFVMDVGTAITVDFVVDGQHLGGWIVPGFQVMRNALVASTKKVFANDEIPTTFGVGTDTEDCVATGCHAALYGVYLSAVDYISSKQTEFDIILGGGDKKVFAFLKSADNMRLAHLVMQGLARYARRELLQQTST; from the coding sequence ATGAACAACATTGAAGAAAGCCACGTCATATTAGTGGATATCGGTAACACCCGAATAAAATATTCTCTGCTTTCTCATGCAGAAGAAGAGCCCAATGCATGTGAAAATGCCAATTCTCTTTTCTCTTTTATCGATTCTCAGAAAAAAATTTCCCATTTATATATAGCTTCTGTGAGAAACCAGGAGCTGGTTGATGAAATATCCACCATGTGCAATGAGCGGAATATTATTTTTGTAGAAAAGCACACAGAGAAAGAAGCCTTCGGCATAAAAAATAGTTACGCGAATGTTCAAAAAATGGGCGTAGATAGATGGCTTGCCATGGTCTGCGCTGCAGAAAAGTCAAAAAAAGCATTTTTTGTTATGGATGTGGGTACGGCAATAACGGTGGATTTTGTTGTAGATGGTCAACATTTAGGCGGTTGGATCGTGCCTGGTTTTCAAGTAATGCGTAATGCTTTGGTTGCTTCAACTAAAAAAGTGTTCGCGAATGATGAAATTCCGACCACCTTTGGCGTAGGCACCGACACAGAAGATTGTGTGGCAACAGGGTGCCATGCTGCCCTATATGGTGTTTATTTGAGCGCGGTTGATTACATATCAAGCAAACAAACCGAATTTGACATAATTTTAGGGGGTGGAGACAAAAAAGTGTTTGCATTCTTAAAATCTGCTGATAACATGCGCCTCGCTCATTTGGTGATGCAGGGTCTTGCCCGCTACGCTCGACGTGAACTTTTACAGCAAACATCGACGTAA